Part of the Kordiimonas pumila genome is shown below.
GTCATTGACCCAGAGCCATTTTCAGAAGCTGAAGATGATGCAGTAGCCGCAGGCCTTAAAGGTGTGCCTATGGCCGATGGCTCCACGCTTTACATGGGGCTGAAAGCCAGTAACAGCCTTGACGGTGAGGCTGTGATACCGTTTTTTACAACAGAGCGGGAAAAGTTTCTGGAATATGATCTGGTGAAACTGATTGCCGGGTTTAATACTGCGACCAAGAAAAACCTGACACTTCTGACCAGCCTGCCCATGCAGTTTGGCCCCGGCGGTGCTGAGGCCATGATGTCTGGCAGGGCACAGCCTTATGTACTGTATGAGCAGCTTAGCGAATTTTTTAATTTGCAGGAAATCGCAGAAGACTTTAGCGAAATTCCGGCAGAAACTGACGTGTTGATGGTGGTACATCCACCAGCCTTGAATGATGATCAGCTTTTCCTGATCGACCAGTATGTTCTAAAAGGCGGGCGGGCACTTATTTTTCTTGATCCCCATGCAGAAGCGGCAAACCCGCGCGCTTATGCGCCCAGTGCCTCAACGCTTGGCCCGCTTCTTGGCGCTTGGGGTGTTGCTATGCCAGAGGGTAAGGTTGTGGGGGATGCTGCCTTGGCGCAGCGTGTGCAAATGGGCGGCCTTGGCCCTGACAGCGTGAAAGATTATGTTTTCTGGCTTGGTATCAACCATGAATTCATGACAGACGACGATATTGTAACCGGGTCAATTGATAACCTTAATTTTGCCACCAGCGGTGTGTTGGAGCAGCTCGACGGTGCAACAACACAGTTTCAGCCGCTTGTAACAACAAGCGCTGCCTCGATGCTGTTTGATGCCAGCCGTGCTGTTGGCATGCCTGAGCCTGACCGGCTTTTAAAAGACCTGAAACCAACGGGTATTTCCTATACGCTTTCTGCGCGGGTGAGTGGGCCTGCAAAAACGGCCTTCTCTGATAAAGCAGCAGCAGATGCTGGGCCTGTGAATAATCCATCGGTATCAGAAGGGGATATCAACATCGTGCTCACAGCCGATACCGATATTTTTGATGATCGTTTCTGGGTGCAGTTGCAGGAACTGCTCGGCCAGCGCATTGTGGTGCCTATTGCCGGTAATGGCAGTTTTATTTTAAATCTGGCCGAGCATATCGTGGGGTCAGAGGCTTTGCTTGGCCTGCGGGGGCGCGGCATTGCCAAGCGGCCTTTCACAGTGGTAGATAGCCTGCGGCGCGAGGCAGAAACCAAATATCTGGCAGAAGAAGAAGCGCTGCAAAAACAGCTTCAGAATACAGAAATGCGTATTTCTGAATTGGAAGCGCAAGAGCCAGAAGGCGGCGCTATTCTGTCAACCGAGCAGGAAGCAGAGATAGAAGGCTTCCGGGGGCAATTGCTGGAAACCAGAAAAGCGCTTCGGGAAGTAAACCGCAGCCTACGCGCAGAAATTGTCGGGCTTGGCAAATGGCTTGCCTTTATCAACATTGCCTTGGTACCGGTCCTGATTATCCTCATCGTGCTTATCAGGCTTTGGCTGCTGCGCCGCCGTACTGCCGAGTGATATATAAAATGCAATCATCAGGGCCAATAATTACATATGACTGCGAAAAATTTCATGTCTGAACGCATTACCAATATTCTAGGCTATGCCACCCTTGTTGCCATTATGGCGGCAATCTGGATCATGTTTGGCGAAGACCCGGCGCTGGATCAGGGCGGGCGCGGCGAACCCACATTCGAAGGGCTGGTCGACAAGATTAATGACACGACTACTGTAACATTAAAACAGGCGGGCACCACCACCACGCTTGTGAAAGACGGTGCTGTGTGGCGGGTTCAGGAGCGCGGTGGCTATCCGGCAGAAACGGAAACTGTGACAGCTTTCTTGAAAGGGCTGGCACTGTCAAAACGCCGGGAACCGAAAACATCAAACGCAGACAGATATGATGTGCTGGGCCTCGCCGCTGAAGCTGTTAGCATTAGCTTGCAAAGCTCTGACAACAAAGATTTTCTGCATTTCAAAATGGGCAAGCGCGCAAGCAATGCGTCTGGTCGTTCGCTCACCTATATTGTGCAAGAAACCGACACCCGCTCGTGGCTGGTAACGGGGCTGGAAGATGCGTCGGCCGACCCAGCTACATGGCTTGATAAAACCTTGCTGTCGATCGATGATGCCCGCGTGCGCGATGTATCACTGGGCGGGGTGTGGCTTACTCGCAAGCAGGGCGAAAGCGATTATAAAGTGCAGGGCCTGAGGGCTGGCGAAGAAGCCGCTGCCACCTGGAAATTGAGCGAACCGGCACGGGTGATCACAAGCCTTTCATTTGATGATGTGAAAGAGCTTGCAAACCCGCTTGTTGATCCTGCTGGTGTGGTGGAGCTGTCAACATATTACGGGCTGGTGCTGTCGTTGAAGCTGTTTGATATGGGGGGTAGCTTGTATGTGCAGGTTTTAGCCAGCGCTGACACGAGCGCCCATAAGCAGGGTGCGGGCACTGTGGACGACATGCCCGTTGTTGATGCAGCAGCAGAAGCAGGGGCTATCAACCATAAAACCCGGGGCTGGGTTTACAGGCTCTCATCTGCGGATAGCGATATTTTAAGCCGCAGCCGGGCCGATTTTATTGTCGAAAAAACAGAATAACCGGATTCATATCTGCTCTGCCTCTTGAAGCACCGGGATAAATCCCTAAATGAAGACAACATTTTTCTAATGCGATGCAGCAGGTTTTCTGTTTCATCCACCAAACCTGAACAATACGGAAGTTAGGCCAGAGGATACATATGTCAGAGACAACAGCCGAACCAAAAACTGAAAAAATGGGATTTGAAACCGAAGTATCGCGCCTTTTGCATATGATGGTGCATTCTGTTTATTCGGACCGCGAAATTTTCCTGCGGGAGCTGATCTCGAATGCGTCTGATGCGTGCGATAAACTGCGCTATGAAGCGCTTACCAACCCCGGCCTTAAAACCGGCAAGGATTTTGGCATCGCCATCACGGTTGATAAAGCCGCTAAAACCATCACGGTTGCCGATAACGGCGTTGGTATGAACCGCGAAGAGCTGATCGCGAACCTTGGCACCATCGCGCGCTCTGGCACGGCGAACTTTGTGAACGAACTAACCGGCGACAGCAAAAAAGACGTGCAGCTTATCGGCCAGTTTGGTGTGGGCTTTTATTCTGTTTTCATGGTGGCAGACAGTGTTGTTGTAACCACAAAAAAAGCGGGTGATACAACAGCATGGCGCTGGACCAGTACCGGCGAAGGCACGTATGAGATCGGCGAAGCTGAAAAAGCGTCTGAGGGTACAAATATTGTGCTGAACATCAAGGATGATGCTGATGAGTTCCTTGAGCAGTACCGCCTGAAAAACATTGTCACCACCTACAGCGACCATATTGCCGTACCGATTACACTAGCCATAAAAGGCGGTGATGAGGCTGATAAAGAAGCCGAAGAAGCAAAGGTTGTTAACAATGGCTCTGCCATCTGGGCGCGGCCAAAATCAGACATAACTGACGAACAGTATGCCGAGTTTTATAAGCATGTTGGCCACGCATTTGACGAGCCCGCCCACCGCCTGCATTATAAGGTAGAGGGCATGCAGGAATATACGGTCCTGCTGTTTATCCCAACCGCCAAACCGATGGACCTGTTTGACCCAGCGCGTAAAAACCGCGTGAAACTGTATGTAAAGCGCGTGTTTATTTCTGACGAAGGCACAGACCTGCTGCCGGGTTGGCTGCGCTTTATGCGCGGTGTGGTTGATAGCCAAGACCTGCCCCTGAACGTCAGCCGCGAGATGCTGCAAAACAACCCTGTTGTTGCACGCATGTCAAAAGCGATCACCAACAAGGTGCTGGGAGAACTGGAAACACTGGCGACAAAAGAAACCGAAAAGTTCGAAAAAATCTGGACTGAATTTGGCGCTGTTATCAAGGAAGGCATCTACGAAGATTTTGCCCGCCGCGATCAGTTGCTGAAACTCGCGCGGTTTAAATCAACGAACGGTGACGGCTGGACCAGCCTTGCCGATTATGTTGCCCGCATGAAAGACAAGCAGTCGAAAATCTATTATATCACCGGTCTGGATGAAAAGAACCTGCGCAGAAGCCCCCAGATTGAGGGCTTTAAATCTCGTGGTCTTGAAGTGCTTATTCTGCCGGACGCGGTGGATGATTTCTGGCTGCAAGGTGCGCCTGATTTTGAAGGCAAACCTTTTGCCTCAGTGACCCGTGGCAGCAGTGACCTTGACGATATCGCCGAATCTGACACGGCTGAGAAAAAAGACAAAGCCCCAGAGGGCGAGGTCACAACGCTTATTACCCTCATGAAAGAAGTGCTGGGCGATAAGGTGTCTGATGTGCGCGCCTCCAGCCGCCTGACAGAAACCGCATCCTGCCTTGTGGCATCTGACACCGGCATGGATATGGCGATGGAGCGCTTGCTGAAGGCCCATAACCAGCTTGATAGTGTGACCGCGAAGGTGCTGGAAATTAACCCCTCACACGGGCTTATTAAAACGCTGGCCCATAAAGCGGGCGACAAGGGCGCGCTTGATAGCCTCACTGACCCGGTGTGGCTGGTGTTCGACCAAGCCCGTATTCTGGAAGGCGACACACTGGATGACCCATCAGCTTTTGCTCGCCGCCTGAGCAGCGCACTGGAAAAAGGCTTAGCGTAAGCCTGAGTGCCATACTGGGACACCCGCGTAGGTGGGTGTCCCAGTATGGCAGTGAAACTGGACTCCCTTCCCTCGGCTTTCTGCCTCACCGGGAATGACAGATGATAATGTCAGGCACGTAAAAAACCAAGGGAGTAGACTTGCGGTCTCAGCTTCTGGCTTAAGGTTTTATAAGCATTTTCAAACAATGAGAAGTCAATGGTGACATAATCACCGCTTTCATTGCGCTTTTTCAAGGCATTACGGACCTGATACCAGCCTACATCAGGTCGGTTGAGCTTAAGTTCATCACGGACACTATGAACATCGGTTTTTGAAAAATATTCTTGCCATAAGTCGCGGCCAGCATCCAGAACGGCAAGGGCTTCGAAAGAAAGTTTTTTGTCTACTAGGTACTGGGCCATAAAATCAGATTCAAAGCGGTCAGGGGCACCCACTTCTACTTCAGTATAGGGGATGAAATGATTCACGATCGACCATTTTGCACCATTCCATTCGAGATCGTTGGCGCTGGCTGTCAGGTTACTGCCGCTAAATAGCATCCATATCAGGCAATCAGTCTTGAATTCATCAGATACAGGGACAGGTGGTTGTAAGAATTGGTCACGATCATTGAGCCACGTAGGTTTTATAAGACGCCTGACCGAAAATATGATTGCGGCTTTCCATAAGTTCTCTGGGGTTGCATAAAAACCTCGTCCGCTCCCATAACCAGAGGAAAAAATCATGGTTTTATTGCCTGCGTTTTGTAGATCATTTCCTGCACAGTTCACCCAAGCTAAAGCACCATCAGCCCATTTTGTGCCTCGTAGATCTCCCTTGGCTGTCGCTGGTGTGATGGCATTCTTTAAAGGAACAACCTTGGTATTGTTAGTTGCAGGTCTATCCACCCAATCGGTTAGTAAAGGTTTATCTGAGGGGTTGAAAAATATCTTTTCGCCGATGGGTTGAGCCTGTTTATCCAAGACTTCGACAGATATTTCTGTAATAGTTTCTTTTTTGGGGGTCACCATATTAGTTTTCCAGATCAGAAAACCGATAGGAAAATTACCCTTCAAGCCGTCAAAAGCTCGACTGGGCACAATAAACCCATCCATGTATTTCACCTGCCAAGTGGTTCGAAACATATCAAGTGTGGGTGCATTAACATATTTTAATGTACTGAATATCGCCAAGGTGGCTGTTGGAATTTCTTTTGCGACCCTTGCAATAAATTGAGTATATAATTCATTACGGGCCTTTCCATATTCCGTCATAGCAGTGGCTGCAAATTTTGTTTTGGCAACGCCGCTTTTATTTTCTGCATTTTCTTTAATGGCTGTATTTTCGGAATTGGTTGCTTCAGCGTAGGGCGGATTGATAAGCACCAGAATTTTTTTGCCCTCCGCAATGGCCTTTTTAAGGCCTTCAGGCATTTTATTGGTCAGGCTATAGTCAATTTGCCCATCATCCGTAATGTCATCATTCAAATAATCATACTGAAAGCGAGTTGCGGCAACACAGGTTTTGGTGGCTCTCATCACATCCACATCAGCTTGGTCTAGTGTGCTCATATATATGTTGCGCGGGTTCGAATGTTTAACTTCCAGGTTCCCGACACCACAGCACATATCCCACACAATATAGTTTTTTTGCCAGTTTTTACCCAAGGTCTCTGTGAGTTTGTCATAAGCCTTATCCACCACATGCAGCGGGGTGTAATAAGCCCCTTTAAAGCTGCGTTCATCAAGTGGGATAAGGCTGTCACGCCGCTCGAGTAAATAATTGCGGTATTCGGCTTTGGGTGGTCGATGGTAAATTGCCCAAAACTGGCGATATCCTTCCATATTACCTAGGTCATAGTTATGCCCTTCAAGGGTAAAAACAGGCTTGTCACCTTTGTGCAGTAATTCTGCGGGTAAATCTACATGTGTGGCGTATGTACCGTCACTCATAATATCGGCAAAGAATAGAAGGGCGTATTTATCTTCGCTAACACCTGTAATTTCCCGCCCAATCATATTGACCCATTTATCGAAAACCTGTTTCAGGTTATCAGGCGTGATCTGGGCGCGGATAATATCGCCTGATTTAATTGCGGCTTTGGTGGTGCTGATAAACTCTTCAGCGTGCGTTGATATTTTAAAGGAGACAAAGTGGGTCCCGATATGGGTTGAGACCTCATCCAGTGCTTCTTTGGGAAACTGGCTGGCAGATTTTCCCCATTTGATGGTTTTCTTTTTAAGAAACGGTACAACGTCAGATGTTTTCATCAACGCAGCTTTCTCACAGTCAATAACTGCGAGAAATGGTGGTAGTGGTTCGCCTTTGTCCAGATCGGCTTGAACGTAATGAAGTAACTGCGTGAACATGGCATAGGTGGATGTGCCACCCTTGTCCTTCGCCTCAAACCAGATTTCCTTGGTGCGAATATCAATCAGCCCCTTGGTAAAGCTTTTTAGACTGAGAGCTTTGATATAAATGTCTTTTACATCTTCTTCGGTTTTTGCGTGCT
Proteins encoded:
- a CDS encoding DUF4340 domain-containing protein; translation: MTAKNFMSERITNILGYATLVAIMAAIWIMFGEDPALDQGGRGEPTFEGLVDKINDTTTVTLKQAGTTTTLVKDGAVWRVQERGGYPAETETVTAFLKGLALSKRREPKTSNADRYDVLGLAAEAVSISLQSSDNKDFLHFKMGKRASNASGRSLTYIVQETDTRSWLVTGLEDASADPATWLDKTLLSIDDARVRDVSLGGVWLTRKQGESDYKVQGLRAGEEAAATWKLSEPARVITSLSFDDVKELANPLVDPAGVVELSTYYGLVLSLKLFDMGGSLYVQVLASADTSAHKQGAGTVDDMPVVDAAAEAGAINHKTRGWVYRLSSADSDILSRSRADFIVEKTE
- the htpG gene encoding molecular chaperone HtpG, which translates into the protein MSETTAEPKTEKMGFETEVSRLLHMMVHSVYSDREIFLRELISNASDACDKLRYEALTNPGLKTGKDFGIAITVDKAAKTITVADNGVGMNREELIANLGTIARSGTANFVNELTGDSKKDVQLIGQFGVGFYSVFMVADSVVVTTKKAGDTTAWRWTSTGEGTYEIGEAEKASEGTNIVLNIKDDADEFLEQYRLKNIVTTYSDHIAVPITLAIKGGDEADKEAEEAKVVNNGSAIWARPKSDITDEQYAEFYKHVGHAFDEPAHRLHYKVEGMQEYTVLLFIPTAKPMDLFDPARKNRVKLYVKRVFISDEGTDLLPGWLRFMRGVVDSQDLPLNVSREMLQNNPVVARMSKAITNKVLGELETLATKETEKFEKIWTEFGAVIKEGIYEDFARRDQLLKLARFKSTNGDGWTSLADYVARMKDKQSKIYYITGLDEKNLRRSPQIEGFKSRGLEVLILPDAVDDFWLQGAPDFEGKPFASVTRGSSDLDDIAESDTAEKKDKAPEGEVTTLITLMKEVLGDKVSDVRASSRLTETASCLVASDTGMDMAMERLLKAHNQLDSVTAKVLEINPSHGLIKTLAHKAGDKGALDSLTDPVWLVFDQARILEGDTLDDPSAFARRLSSALEKGLA
- a CDS encoding GldG family protein, which gives rise to MAKPSLFKGLLNRPAGQITMAVILFLALTVLADRFLRGWQLDLTADNLYTLSDGTETLLASLDEPVVLEYYFSRNLAAPYGQLLGYGKRVEDTLRAVVAASDGMVKLSVIDPEPFSEAEDDAVAAGLKGVPMADGSTLYMGLKASNSLDGEAVIPFFTTEREKFLEYDLVKLIAGFNTATKKNLTLLTSLPMQFGPGGAEAMMSGRAQPYVLYEQLSEFFNLQEIAEDFSEIPAETDVLMVVHPPALNDDQLFLIDQYVLKGGRALIFLDPHAEAANPRAYAPSASTLGPLLGAWGVAMPEGKVVGDAALAQRVQMGGLGPDSVKDYVFWLGINHEFMTDDDIVTGSIDNLNFATSGVLEQLDGATTQFQPLVTTSAASMLFDASRAVGMPEPDRLLKDLKPTGISYTLSARVSGPAKTAFSDKAAADAGPVNNPSVSEGDINIVLTADTDIFDDRFWVQLQELLGQRIVVPIAGNGSFILNLAEHIVGSEALLGLRGRGIAKRPFTVVDSLRREAETKYLAEEEALQKQLQNTEMRISELEAQEPEGGAILSTEQEAEIEGFRGQLLETRKALREVNRSLRAEIVGLGKWLAFINIALVPVLIILIVLIRLWLLRRRTAE